A genomic segment from Peribacillus sp. ACCC06369 encodes:
- a CDS encoding DUF2238 domain-containing protein, giving the protein MGRDKSTLIHLILLLLVTAVFIWSVIKPEGYLIWTMEVLPAVVFLIYVMATYNKFRLTTLSYFVIAVLSITMFIGAHYTYTKVPLFNWIKDHYDLNRNHYDRFGHFLKGLFAIVIREIVIRKTPLTKGPWLFAVTLSFALAIGALYEIIEWIAAIISKGGKASKEFLGTQGDIWDAQWDMSLTLIGSILVLLTLSKLHDKLLRIVKNREENKKKGSEKR; this is encoded by the coding sequence TTGGGAAGAGATAAAAGTACACTGATTCATTTAATATTACTATTGCTAGTAACGGCAGTTTTTATTTGGTCAGTTATTAAGCCTGAAGGATACTTGATATGGACAATGGAAGTACTTCCTGCCGTTGTGTTTCTGATTTATGTAATGGCTACATATAATAAATTCCGCCTTACTACATTATCCTATTTCGTTATTGCCGTTCTTTCAATTACCATGTTCATCGGTGCCCATTATACGTACACAAAAGTTCCTCTATTTAATTGGATAAAAGATCATTACGATCTAAACCGGAACCACTATGATCGGTTTGGACATTTCCTAAAAGGTTTATTTGCGATTGTAATTAGAGAAATAGTAATACGTAAAACCCCTCTAACAAAAGGACCCTGGTTATTTGCTGTCACATTAAGTTTTGCGCTTGCCATTGGAGCCTTATATGAAATCATCGAATGGATAGCTGCCATCATTTCAAAAGGCGGAAAGGCTTCAAAGGAATTTTTAGGAACACAGGGTGATATTTGGGACGCACAATGGGATATGTCGTTAACCTTAATCGGCTCTATCCTTGTATTGTTAACCTTATCCAAACTTCATGACAAGCTGTTACGAATAGTGAAAAATCGAGAAGAAAACAAAAAGAAAGGCTCTGAAAAACGATAA
- a CDS encoding DinB family protein, translated as MKNVIDGINNWIGFIPEEFNRMTEKELNHRPMPHKWSKKEILGHLCDSALNNMNRFIKIQYEEQPYVIQSYNQDQWVLVQNYQERPMDEIVNLFCTLNKQIVHIITNTPNDRLSNLCDIGNNQQKSLEWLINDYLEHMEHHINNQILIKK; from the coding sequence TTGAAAAATGTAATAGATGGAATCAATAATTGGATAGGTTTTATACCAGAAGAGTTCAACCGGATGACAGAAAAAGAATTAAATCATCGACCAATGCCACACAAATGGTCCAAAAAAGAGATTTTAGGACATCTATGCGATTCTGCATTGAACAATATGAATAGGTTTATCAAGATTCAGTACGAAGAACAGCCATATGTTATACAATCATATAATCAAGACCAATGGGTATTAGTCCAGAATTATCAAGAGCGACCAATGGATGAGATAGTTAACCTTTTTTGTACTTTAAATAAGCAAATCGTACATATAATAACGAATACACCAAATGATAGATTATCTAATCTTTGTGATATCGGAAATAATCAACAAAAATCATTAGAGTGGCTAATAAATGATTATCTAGAACATATGGAACATCATATTAACAATCAAATTCTAATTAAAAAATAG
- a CDS encoding FbpB family small basic protein: MSRRKKSYTELLKENRELLLHDKIEVERIYTKIDQKAINEKKESKQVQS, translated from the coding sequence GTGTCTAGGAGAAAGAAATCTTATACTGAACTGCTAAAAGAAAACCGCGAACTTCTGTTGCATGACAAAATAGAAGTGGAACGCATCTATACAAAAATCGATCAAAAAGCTATTAATGAAAAAAAGGAAAGTAAGCAAGTACAATCATGA
- a CDS encoding Fur-regulated basic protein FbpA, which translates to MITQLSAKGEAKKEELIQELLKFGIFKKYNKQLYELPLVVLQKEFNHLRGELKSV; encoded by the coding sequence ATGATTACCCAATTAAGTGCAAAGGGAGAAGCAAAAAAAGAGGAACTTATCCAAGAACTTCTGAAATTCGGGATTTTTAAAAAATATAATAAACAACTATACGAGCTTCCGTTAGTAGTTTTACAGAAGGAATTCAATCACTTGAGAGGTGAATTAAAAAGTGTCTAG
- a CDS encoding flavodoxin domain-containing protein gives MKVFIGYVSLSGNTEKMAMNIKNRMKAVGCEVYMERLDTVEVDALKDFDLAFIGLYTWNLEDLPYEANEFYEEIDQVDFAGVKVAFFGAGDLTHSKPCAAIDILSDKMKRFGFNVHDRVLKIHHESSTYDRLRKCEDFAEHALIWGSKRKKWRFFMWDRMLGNPKYQKSAFLLRRALDDYPIKCKGRSKKRGTYPRTSEIRDF, from the coding sequence ATGAAGGTATTCATTGGTTATGTCAGTTTATCCGGTAATACCGAGAAAATGGCTATGAACATAAAGAATAGAATGAAGGCTGTCGGCTGTGAAGTATATATGGAAAGATTGGATACTGTTGAAGTTGATGCCTTAAAGGATTTTGATTTGGCCTTTATTGGTTTATATACATGGAATCTTGAAGATTTACCGTATGAAGCAAACGAATTTTATGAAGAAATTGACCAAGTGGACTTTGCTGGAGTTAAAGTCGCATTCTTTGGTGCCGGCGACTTGACCCATTCGAAACCGTGCGCCGCGATAGATATCCTTTCCGATAAAATGAAGCGATTTGGATTTAATGTACATGATCGAGTATTGAAAATACACCATGAAAGCAGTACATACGACCGATTAAGGAAATGTGAAGACTTTGCAGAGCATGCCCTTATATGGGGAAGCAAGAGGAAGAAGTGGAGATTCTTCATGTGGGATCGGATGCTAGGCAACCCAAAATACCAAAAATCAGCATTTTTGTTAAGGAGGGCCCTTGATGATTACCCAATTAAGTGCAAAGGGAGAAGCAAAAAAAGAGGAACTTATCCAAGAACTTCTGAAATTCGGGATTTTTAA
- a CDS encoding DsbA family oxidoreductase — protein MTVKIKAYSDFICPFCFLGKGPLDEIVKEKDVEVEWMPFELRPSPYSKIDPWKEPDKLNSWDSYILPVAKKLGVDMRLPRVSPHPYTHLAFEGCHFAKEHGKGNEFHNRVFTAFFQEEQNIEDIEVLTKLAGEVELPVDAFREALVSRKYREVHQQALKHAYEEADIRAVPTFIIGDEVIQGLASKERLAQVIEKEETKNKLNEFDGLQCDVKGNC, from the coding sequence ATGACAGTGAAAATTAAAGCGTATTCTGATTTTATATGTCCATTTTGTTTTTTGGGCAAAGGTCCTTTAGACGAAATCGTGAAGGAAAAAGATGTGGAAGTGGAATGGATGCCATTTGAACTTCGTCCTAGTCCATATTCCAAAATTGATCCATGGAAAGAACCGGATAAGTTGAATTCATGGGATTCTTACATTCTGCCTGTTGCGAAAAAGCTGGGAGTTGATATGCGTTTACCCCGTGTTTCTCCGCATCCATATACACATTTGGCGTTCGAAGGGTGCCATTTTGCAAAGGAGCACGGAAAAGGGAACGAGTTCCACAACAGAGTATTTACAGCGTTTTTTCAAGAGGAACAAAATATTGAAGATATTGAAGTATTGACAAAATTAGCGGGTGAAGTTGAACTTCCTGTAGATGCTTTTAGAGAAGCGTTAGTGTCACGAAAGTATCGGGAAGTGCACCAACAAGCACTCAAACATGCTTATGAAGAAGCAGATATCAGGGCTGTTCCGACGTTTATTATTGGTGATGAAGTCATCCAAGGACTTGCTAGCAAAGAAAGGTTAGCGCAAGTCATTGAGAAGGAAGAAACCAAGAATAAACTGAATGAATTTGATGGCCTGCAATGCGACGTTAAGGGGAATTGCTAA
- a CDS encoding efflux RND transporter permease subunit — protein sequence MEFFTKWSFNNKAAVSLVTIFILLIGVVSYFKLPMEFLPSADNPQVTIITIGQGTDSKTMETQVTDPIERAVTGVKGKSSVYSTTGDGFSKVDLFFEAGSDMKQAKLDVQEALGNVALPQSMAKPTVTQLNTSMIPISFIAVTFKEGLTAENIDFTKKELEPLYKDIKGVSDVQTFGVSQSVLSVKVDNKELAKKKVSIQDIMGVLNGQNTALAVGEKVIDGKASNIKVIGDLTSIEKLKALKVTPNVTLGEIAKVEEAKDGKLISRFNGKESIDLSIIKDSQSNAVTISKEVEKVSKEINEKYGDQKSTIYLSTADMVETSVQTMVKEVLLGALFATIVIMVFLRNVRSTFITIVSIPLSLGFTLFLLSLSGVTLNILTLGGVAVAIGRLVDDSIVVIENIFRKMQQEKISIELVMDAVKEVGVAITASTLTTVAVFLPVALLNGGLQEFLLPFALTVTYSLLASLIVALTVVPLMSAGLLKRAKLPKHRPAKRFTKLVTWSLNHKWVVLIVALLLFVGSVGTYFAMPKGAIDNSSADYVSVTLTYPNDQPFDEVKEKAIELEETMQDMSEVDNVFMQLGNSAEAAQYGAVTSPTEATFGLLVKDKANIDAILKKIEKEQENYPDAKLTTTASSFMMGASKTNITIDVIGSNVEDLELTANKVKEKIQDIKGIEDVTTNQDEKKTIYSFRVDPAKGNTEQIGQQLGIMLNKTPIGNITLEDKQTPVVLEPILDPKKPEDLKSIPIMTDGGLAPVSKVASLKSEESATTQFHKDGETYLQLTATVDPTKLSDIASKINLEIFGDKENKGGLDIPKDVEILVGGASAQQTDDFTDLFLTMLISIGIVFLIMVITFKSIKAPVAILFSLPFAAIGAVLGLVISRIPVDITALLGALMLIGIVVTNAIVLLDRVKQNEEKMIIRDAIIEATATRFRPIIMTAVATICAMLPLLYKKAETGSLVSQSLAIVVIGGLAVSTLLTLIVIPCIYELLYYKKSKKQRKKKREPVNEQIEM from the coding sequence GTGGAGTTTTTTACTAAGTGGTCGTTTAACAACAAGGCTGCCGTTTCATTGGTAACCATTTTTATTTTGTTGATAGGTGTGGTCAGTTATTTTAAATTGCCAATGGAATTTTTACCATCTGCTGATAATCCACAAGTTACGATTATCACAATTGGGCAGGGCACTGATTCGAAAACGATGGAAACACAAGTTACAGATCCGATTGAAAGAGCAGTAACGGGAGTAAAAGGAAAGAGTTCAGTATACTCCACCACTGGAGATGGATTTTCAAAAGTAGATCTATTTTTTGAAGCCGGATCGGATATGAAACAAGCGAAACTAGATGTTCAAGAGGCTTTAGGCAATGTAGCATTGCCACAAAGCATGGCAAAGCCTACTGTTACACAGCTAAATACATCAATGATTCCGATTTCATTTATAGCTGTTACTTTCAAAGAAGGATTAACAGCTGAAAACATAGACTTTACCAAGAAGGAATTAGAGCCTCTATATAAAGATATTAAAGGGGTTTCGGATGTACAGACATTTGGAGTTTCCCAATCTGTACTTTCAGTCAAAGTGGACAATAAAGAATTGGCTAAAAAGAAAGTCTCCATTCAAGATATCATGGGCGTCCTTAACGGTCAGAATACAGCTCTGGCCGTAGGCGAAAAAGTGATTGATGGGAAGGCAAGTAACATTAAGGTTATTGGGGATTTAACAAGTATTGAAAAATTAAAAGCGTTAAAAGTCACTCCAAATGTAACTCTTGGAGAGATAGCAAAAGTTGAAGAAGCGAAGGATGGTAAACTCATCAGTCGTTTTAACGGAAAGGAAAGCATTGATTTAAGCATTATCAAGGACAGCCAATCAAATGCTGTCACAATCAGTAAAGAGGTTGAAAAAGTATCAAAAGAAATTAATGAAAAGTATGGTGACCAGAAATCGACCATCTATTTATCTACAGCAGATATGGTGGAGACTTCCGTTCAGACGATGGTTAAAGAAGTGCTGCTTGGTGCGCTATTCGCCACCATTGTGATCATGGTCTTTTTACGAAATGTACGTTCTACATTCATTACAATCGTATCCATACCGTTATCTCTTGGCTTTACGTTATTTTTGCTGTCATTGTCGGGAGTGACGCTGAATATTTTGACGCTAGGCGGTGTCGCTGTAGCGATCGGGCGATTGGTGGACGATAGTATTGTTGTTATTGAAAATATTTTCCGGAAAATGCAGCAAGAGAAGATTTCAATCGAATTGGTGATGGATGCAGTAAAAGAGGTGGGAGTGGCGATAACAGCTTCAACCCTTACTACTGTAGCCGTTTTCTTGCCGGTAGCTTTATTGAACGGAGGGCTCCAAGAGTTTCTTCTGCCTTTCGCTTTAACGGTCACTTATTCTTTGCTGGCTTCCTTGATTGTCGCATTGACGGTTGTTCCGTTAATGAGTGCGGGATTGCTGAAAAGAGCGAAGCTTCCAAAACATCGACCAGCCAAGCGTTTCACCAAGCTGGTTACATGGTCATTAAACCATAAATGGGTTGTCTTGATTGTTGCTTTGCTATTGTTTGTCGGTTCTGTTGGTACATATTTTGCCATGCCAAAAGGGGCGATTGATAATTCGTCTGCAGACTATGTCTCCGTGACATTAACTTATCCAAATGATCAGCCATTTGATGAAGTAAAAGAAAAAGCGATTGAACTCGAAGAAACGATGCAAGATATGAGTGAAGTGGATAATGTGTTCATGCAATTAGGAAACTCTGCAGAGGCGGCACAATATGGCGCGGTCACATCACCTACAGAAGCGACTTTCGGCCTCTTGGTGAAGGATAAAGCAAATATTGATGCAATCCTGAAAAAAATTGAAAAGGAACAAGAAAACTATCCTGATGCGAAGCTTACGACCACCGCTTCTTCATTCATGATGGGGGCATCAAAGACGAACATTACGATAGATGTGATCGGCAGTAATGTTGAAGATTTGGAACTGACTGCCAATAAGGTCAAAGAAAAAATTCAGGATATTAAAGGAATTGAAGATGTTACAACGAACCAGGACGAAAAGAAAACCATTTATTCATTCAGGGTAGATCCAGCTAAAGGCAATACAGAACAAATAGGTCAACAATTAGGGATCATGCTTAATAAAACCCCTATCGGCAATATAACGTTGGAGGATAAGCAGACACCTGTCGTCCTTGAACCAATCTTAGATCCCAAAAAACCAGAGGATTTAAAAAGTATTCCCATTATGACAGATGGCGGTCTAGCTCCGGTGTCGAAGGTTGCTTCTTTAAAGAGCGAAGAGAGTGCAACAACGCAGTTCCATAAAGATGGGGAAACGTATCTTCAATTAACGGCAACGGTCGATCCGACTAAACTTTCCGATATTGCAAGCAAAATAAATCTTGAGATATTTGGAGATAAGGAGAACAAAGGCGGCCTTGATATTCCGAAAGATGTAGAAATTTTAGTTGGAGGAGCCAGTGCACAGCAAACAGATGATTTTACTGATTTGTTCCTTACGATGTTAATATCCATAGGCATTGTCTTTCTAATCATGGTTATAACTTTCAAATCGATTAAAGCACCGGTCGCCATTCTATTTTCCTTGCCATTCGCTGCGATTGGAGCGGTATTAGGATTGGTTATCAGTCGAATTCCAGTGGATATTACAGCACTGTTGGGTGCTCTCATGCTGATAGGAATTGTGGTGACAAACGCAATTGTGCTTCTGGATCGAGTCAAACAAAACGAAGAAAAAATGATTATCCGTGATGCGATCATTGAAGCGACAGCTACAAGATTCCGTCCGATCATAATGACGGCTGTAGCAACCATTTGTGCCATGCTGCCGCTTTTATATAAAAAGGCGGAAACAGGAAGCCTGGTTTCACAAAGTTTAGCGATCGTGGTCATTGGCGGGCTAGCTGTTTCAACACTGCTCACACTTATCGTGATTCCATGTATATACGAATTGCTGTATTATAAAAAATCGAAAAAACAGAGGAAGAAAAAGAGAGAACCCGTTAACGAACAAATCGAGATGTAA
- a CDS encoding polysaccharide deacetylase family protein produces the protein MKKKLTFIGLGILVVFLLFLGTYKLMNSRTYQVFGGLTDKVETNEKVVALTFDDGPSKNVNQILPLLDKYDAKATFFLIGNEIENYPEEAGKIAEAGHQIGNHTYAHKRMVFKSPSFIKAEIEKTDKLIRNSGYKDEIDVRPPNGKKILGLPYYLNENDRDTITWNLEPDSYYTSASDKVKYVKENIKPGSIILLHPMYDDTGKELQAIEEILRELTNEGYTFVTVNELQEL, from the coding sequence ATGAAAAAGAAACTGACATTCATTGGATTGGGTATCCTGGTTGTTTTCCTGCTATTTCTTGGTACGTATAAATTGATGAATTCGAGAACCTATCAGGTATTCGGAGGATTAACGGATAAGGTCGAGACGAATGAAAAAGTGGTCGCTTTGACTTTTGATGACGGCCCATCGAAGAATGTAAATCAGATCCTTCCGTTGTTGGATAAATACGATGCAAAAGCTACATTCTTCCTGATTGGTAACGAAATCGAAAATTATCCAGAGGAAGCTGGGAAAATAGCGGAAGCCGGACATCAGATTGGGAATCATACGTATGCCCACAAGCGAATGGTTTTTAAGTCCCCTTCCTTTATAAAAGCGGAAATCGAGAAAACGGATAAATTGATTCGAAACTCAGGATATAAGGATGAAATCGACGTTCGCCCACCAAACGGGAAAAAGATCTTAGGTTTGCCTTATTACTTAAATGAAAATGATAGGGACACCATTACCTGGAATCTGGAACCGGATAGCTATTACACTTCCGCTTCTGACAAAGTGAAGTATGTGAAGGAAAATATAAAACCAGGTTCGATCATCCTGTTGCATCCGATGTATGATGATACGGGTAAAGAACTTCAAGCGATTGAAGAGATTTTACGAGAGTTAACGAACGAAGGGTACACGTTTGTAACGGTCAATGAACTTCAAGAGTTATAG
- a CDS encoding ASCH domain-containing protein — protein sequence MNVKAELYWNEFWQGKDEGKPKSVSAWQFGADPDYLAQLVIEGKKTATCSGYVFYEEENESLPSVGDYSIILSSGDVPLAIIQTVKVDISPMNEVSEEFAMAEGEGDGTYTYWWDAHENFFKEALDKIGHTFKEDMLLVCERFELIHVK from the coding sequence ATGAATGTCAAAGCGGAATTATATTGGAATGAATTTTGGCAGGGGAAAGACGAAGGAAAACCCAAGTCAGTCAGTGCCTGGCAATTCGGGGCTGATCCCGATTATTTGGCTCAATTAGTGATCGAAGGGAAAAAAACGGCTACATGCTCTGGTTATGTTTTTTATGAAGAGGAAAATGAATCATTACCATCCGTGGGTGATTATAGCATTATATTAAGCAGTGGGGATGTGCCCTTAGCCATCATACAAACAGTGAAAGTCGATATATCGCCCATGAATGAAGTGAGTGAAGAGTTTGCGATGGCAGAAGGGGAAGGCGATGGAACCTATACATACTGGTGGGATGCCCATGAAAATTTTTTCAAGGAAGCACTGGACAAAATTGGCCACACCTTTAAAGAAGATATGCTGCTGGTGTGTGAGCGTTTTGAATTGATTCATGTGAAGTGA
- a CDS encoding VOC family protein: MIRGLYEAHLPVRDLKRSIEFYEGLGLQLDHKVEDNLAFLWIEKDKSWLGLWETEKVEVEYHPSLRHIAFQVSLEDLKKSVAWLEDRGYSPREAFGFQPIEPFVMPHGEDAHAKIHFNDPDGNSLELISKLANPKKITNRMYLSEWVRLNEYRSEKSE; this comes from the coding sequence ATGATAAGAGGTTTATATGAAGCACATTTACCGGTCCGTGATTTGAAACGGTCCATCGAATTCTATGAGGGACTTGGTTTACAGTTGGATCATAAGGTTGAAGACAACCTGGCTTTTCTATGGATTGAAAAGGATAAAAGTTGGTTGGGGCTTTGGGAAACGGAAAAAGTGGAGGTTGAGTATCATCCCTCTTTAAGGCATATAGCATTTCAAGTATCATTGGAAGATTTAAAGAAATCAGTCGCATGGCTTGAAGATAGGGGCTATTCGCCAAGAGAGGCTTTCGGATTTCAACCAATTGAACCTTTCGTGATGCCTCACGGGGAAGATGCCCACGCTAAAATTCACTTTAATGATCCAGACGGCAACAGTTTGGAACTTATTAGTAAATTGGCAAATCCCAAAAAAATCACGAATCGTATGTATTTAAGTGAATGGGTACGGTTAAATGAATACAGAAGTGAAAAAAGCGAATGA
- a CDS encoding IS1182 family transposase, giving the protein MLSKHDSIQRDQLEMITLDQLVPLNHLVRKMEAAIDFTFIYDLVKEMYSEVGRPSIDPVILVKLTFIQYTFGIRSMRKTIEEVETNMAYRWFLGYGFHDKVPHFSTFGKNYERRFKDTDLFEQIFYRILMTAANKKLISAEHVFVDSTHVKASANKRKFEKKIVRKETRAYQGRLQEEINQDREKHGKKPFPSDKFDKEETKEIKESTTDSESGYYVKDERTKQFAYSFHAAADRNGFVLGTIVTPGNIHDSQILEPLVEQVIEKVGKPEAVAADAAYKTPAITSYLFNKEIIPALPYTRPRTKEGFFRKQDYVYDEHFDCYLCPSGELLKYSTTNKEGYREYKSPKHTCATCSFLSQCTESKDHQKVVTRHIWQTHVEEADHLRHHQDVKTIYAKRKETIERVFADAKEKHGMRWTTLRGLKKLSMQAMLTFAAINLKKMANWTWRGPKMA; this is encoded by the coding sequence ATGCTTTCTAAACATGATTCTATTCAGCGAGATCAACTTGAAATGATTACGTTAGATCAACTGGTGCCACTGAACCATTTGGTTCGTAAAATGGAGGCTGCCATTGACTTCACTTTCATTTATGACTTGGTGAAAGAGATGTATTCAGAGGTAGGACGCCCAAGTATTGATCCAGTTATTTTAGTTAAACTGACATTCATTCAATATACCTTCGGTATTCGTTCCATGCGTAAAACGATTGAAGAAGTTGAAACCAATATGGCTTACCGTTGGTTCTTAGGCTATGGTTTCCATGATAAAGTACCTCATTTCTCTACGTTCGGGAAAAATTATGAGCGACGCTTTAAAGATACAGACCTGTTTGAACAGATTTTCTATCGCATTTTAATGACAGCTGCTAATAAAAAGTTAATAAGTGCTGAACACGTTTTCGTGGATTCCACACATGTGAAAGCCAGTGCGAATAAAAGGAAATTTGAAAAGAAAATCGTTCGTAAAGAAACACGAGCGTATCAAGGGCGTCTTCAAGAAGAAATCAATCAAGATCGTGAAAAACATGGAAAGAAGCCTTTTCCATCAGATAAATTTGATAAAGAAGAGACCAAAGAGATTAAAGAAAGTACAACGGATTCTGAGAGTGGCTACTATGTGAAAGATGAACGAACAAAACAGTTTGCCTATTCATTCCATGCGGCCGCAGACCGCAACGGTTTTGTATTGGGAACGATTGTAACACCTGGAAATATACATGACAGTCAGATCTTAGAGCCACTAGTTGAACAAGTGATTGAGAAAGTTGGAAAACCGGAAGCCGTTGCCGCAGATGCAGCTTATAAAACACCAGCGATTACAAGCTACCTATTTAACAAAGAAATCATACCGGCTTTACCTTATACACGTCCTCGCACCAAAGAAGGATTTTTCCGCAAACAGGACTATGTATACGATGAACATTTTGATTGTTACCTTTGTCCTTCGGGAGAGCTATTAAAGTACTCAACAACCAATAAAGAGGGCTATCGCGAGTATAAATCACCCAAACACACTTGTGCGACATGCTCATTTTTATCTCAGTGTACAGAAAGCAAAGACCATCAAAAAGTGGTGACACGGCATATTTGGCAAACACATGTGGAAGAAGCAGATCATCTGCGTCATCATCAAGATGTAAAAACTATATATGCGAAACGTAAAGAAACGATTGAGCGTGTATTCGCAGATGCAAAAGAAAAGCATGGTATGCGTTGGACAACTTTAAGGGGACTTAAAAAATTGTCGATGCAGGCGATGCTTACTTTCGCTGCCATTAATTTAAAGAAGATGGCCAATTGGACATGGCGAGGTCCAAAAATGGCCTAA
- a CDS encoding GNAT family N-acetyltransferase → MITFRNATAKDLSEIVKMLADDVLGRERERYENPLPESYQKAFESIDSDENNELIVACLGEEIVGVQQITFTPYITHQGGWRATIEGVRTASSERGKGIGSKLIQYAIERAKARGCHIIQLTTDKNREEALRFYEHLGFKATHEGLKMKL, encoded by the coding sequence ATGATCACATTCAGGAATGCAACAGCAAAGGACTTAAGTGAAATAGTGAAGATGCTTGCGGACGATGTATTGGGGAGGGAAAGGGAGCGCTATGAAAATCCCCTTCCTGAAAGCTATCAAAAAGCATTTGAATCCATTGATTCAGATGAGAATAATGAATTGATCGTAGCATGTCTTGGTGAGGAAATCGTTGGGGTGCAACAAATCACTTTCACTCCTTATATTACCCATCAAGGCGGATGGAGAGCTACGATTGAAGGGGTTCGGACGGCATCTTCAGAACGGGGGAAAGGAATAGGAAGCAAGTTGATCCAATATGCGATTGAGCGTGCAAAAGCGCGGGGCTGTCATATCATTCAGCTAACGACCGATAAAAATCGGGAAGAAGCGCTGCGTTTTTATGAACATTTAGGGTTCAAAGCGACTCATGAAGGTTTGAAAATGAAGCTTTAA